The following proteins are encoded in a genomic region of Microcoleus sp. FACHB-68:
- a CDS encoding methyltransferase domain-containing protein, producing the protein MRLDVVRAHFEAEAFDYDGLIPRLIPHYHEQHGLMLELIPFEREASLKVLDLGAGTGVLSFLILQAFPNATVVAFDMADNMIAACKKNLSAYQERVKLHQGNFAEDDVGSEYDLVISGLAIHHLDEPEKQKLYQDLFHAVNPGGLLLIRDTVTGATPQLTQQYERLWRQYMKANGEDDEKWFQNYLKEDRPSSVEDQLQWLKSAGFEEVGCHWRYLNFAIFGGRKQ; encoded by the coding sequence GTGCGTCTAGACGTAGTACGTGCCCACTTTGAGGCAGAAGCATTTGATTATGATGGCCTAATTCCCCGGCTAATTCCGCACTATCACGAGCAACATGGGTTGATGCTAGAGCTAATTCCGTTCGAGCGCGAGGCTAGCTTGAAGGTGCTTGATTTAGGAGCCGGCACTGGTGTTTTATCCTTCCTAATTCTTCAGGCATTTCCGAATGCAACAGTCGTGGCATTTGACATGGCTGATAACATGATCGCAGCTTGCAAAAAAAACCTTTCAGCGTATCAAGAACGGGTAAAATTGCATCAGGGAAACTTTGCGGAAGATGATGTAGGTTCTGAGTACGATTTGGTAATATCGGGGTTAGCCATACACCACCTCGACGAGCCGGAAAAACAAAAGCTGTACCAGGATCTTTTTCATGCAGTAAATCCCGGCGGCTTGCTGCTGATTCGAGATACCGTTACAGGTGCGACTCCCCAGCTAACGCAGCAGTATGAGCGATTGTGGCGTCAGTATATGAAAGCGAATGGGGAAGATGATGAAAAGTGGTTTCAGAATTACCTTAAAGAAGATAGACCATCTTCAGTTGAAGATCAACTTCAGTGGTTGAAGTCAGCGGGTTTTGAAGAGGTCGGTTGTCATTGGCGTTATCTCAATTTTGCAATTTTTGGAGGAAGAAAGCAATGA
- a CDS encoding DIP1984 family protein: MKLSEALILRADCQKRIEQLRQRLIRSAQVQEGDQPPENPQALIAELEATVNELADLIKRINKTNSLTNLQEGTISDALAARDTLLLKRSVYDSLVNAAAVNQSRYSQAEIKSFSTVNIAELQSYMDRLARDYRELDTRIQEANWNTELLD; the protein is encoded by the coding sequence ATGAAATTATCTGAAGCTTTAATTTTAAGAGCTGATTGCCAAAAGCGGATTGAACAACTGCGGCAACGACTGATCCGAAGTGCCCAAGTGCAAGAGGGAGATCAACCGCCAGAAAATCCGCAAGCATTAATTGCAGAATTAGAGGCGACAGTGAATGAACTCGCAGATTTGATTAAGAGAATCAACAAAACCAATTCTCTGACAAATTTGCAAGAAGGGACAATTTCAGATGCGTTAGCTGCTAGAGATACACTTTTACTAAAGCGAAGCGTGTATGATTCTTTAGTGAATGCAGCCGCTGTTAATCAAAGCCGGTATAGTCAAGCTGAAATCAAGTCCTTCAGTACCGTCAATATTGCGGAACTGCAAAGCTACATGGATCGGCTTGCTAGAGATTATCGGGAGTTAGATACTAGAATCCAAGAAGCAAACTGGAATACTGAATTATTAGATTGA
- a CDS encoding L-threonylcarbamoyladenylate synthase: MTQVSLDALVIGAKSGKLVSFPTDTVPALASRPDCAELIFAAKQRTPDKPLILMGASSADLWPYVTGTPEELQIWQQVADQYWPGALTLVLPASERVPAVMNPLEPTTIGVRVPNYALARQILAQTGPLATTSANRSGEPALQTMAEIEAHFPEVFTLRLDKAQLISPNAGIPSTVAKWTGRSWEILRQGALKLI, translated from the coding sequence ATGACACAAGTTTCACTCGACGCGCTCGTAATCGGCGCAAAATCTGGCAAATTAGTGAGTTTTCCAACGGATACGGTGCCGGCATTGGCTAGCCGGCCTGACTGTGCGGAATTGATTTTTGCTGCCAAGCAGCGCACACCCGATAAACCTTTGATTTTAATGGGGGCAAGCTCAGCCGATCTGTGGCCTTATGTCACCGGCACCCCTGAAGAATTGCAAATTTGGCAACAAGTGGCGGATCAATACTGGCCCGGTGCCCTGACATTGGTGCTGCCGGCAAGCGAACGCGTCCCCGCAGTAATGAACCCCCTAGAACCCACGACTATTGGCGTGAGAGTGCCAAATTACGCCCTAGCAAGGCAAATCCTAGCGCAAACCGGCCCACTCGCCACGACTAGCGCCAACCGCAGCGGTGAGCCGGCATTGCAAACAATGGCAGAAATTGAAGCGCACTTCCCTGAAGTTTTCACGCTGCGGTTAGATAAAGCCCAGTTAATCTCACCAAACGCCGGCATTCCTTCCACCGTCGCCAAGTGGACTGGCCGCAGTTGGGAAATCTTGCGTCAGGGAGCGCTAAAGTTAATCTAA
- the rplU gene encoding 50S ribosomal protein L21 produces MTYAIIETGGKQLRVEPGRFYDIELLPVEPDVDLTIDRVLFVQHDGGVSIGQPFVEGATVEATVLQHRRGRKVLVYKMKPKKKTRNKRGHRQEITRLMINSISLNGSVFSADESASTAPASQPEDAYETAAE; encoded by the coding sequence ATGACTTACGCAATTATCGAAACCGGCGGCAAACAATTACGGGTAGAACCGGGCCGCTTCTATGATATCGAGCTGCTTCCTGTAGAACCAGACGTAGACCTCACCATCGACAGAGTCTTGTTCGTTCAGCACGACGGCGGTGTTAGTATCGGTCAGCCCTTCGTCGAAGGCGCAACCGTCGAAGCCACAGTGCTACAACACCGGCGGGGCCGGAAAGTGCTCGTCTACAAGATGAAGCCCAAAAAGAAAACCCGTAATAAGCGGGGACACCGGCAAGAAATCACTCGCCTGATGATTAACTCCATCAGTCTGAATGGCTCAGTGTTCAGCGCCGACGAGTCGGCATCTACCGCGCCAGCGTCTCAGCCAGAAGACGCCTATGAAACTGCGGCAGAATAA
- a CDS encoding FAD-dependent oxidoreductase, which yields MQQISQPIDQDLVLIGGGHSHAIVLQLFGINPLPGIRLTLISNTPHAPYSGMLPGYVAGFYKFDECHINLRKLAQFAGAKLIIDEAIGLDLANNKVLCANSLPVAFDVVSVDIGSTPATISVPGATEFAIPAKPVPQLLAIWHRLLEEIAEIPKKPLSLAIVGGGAGGVELALTMDARLRQILEQTELPADILQIHIFHRDGEIMPSYNGWVRRRLQKILRKRAIQLHLGETVCAVEKQNSSLIVHSESGLSVECDRIFWVTQASAPAWLQDAGLATDERGFIQVSEFLQSISHPQVFAAGDVATIIQNPCPKAGVFAVRQGKPLYENLRRSLLAESLKPYQPQKQYLSLIGTGTGSAIASRGAWGFGPSPLLWWWKDWIDRRFMAQFNALPVKSK from the coding sequence ATGCAGCAAATCTCACAACCCATTGATCAAGACTTAGTGCTGATTGGCGGCGGTCATAGTCATGCGATTGTACTGCAACTATTTGGGATAAACCCACTGCCCGGAATCCGGCTAACGCTGATTTCAAATACACCTCATGCGCCTTATTCGGGGATGCTGCCTGGTTATGTTGCCGGCTTTTATAAATTTGATGAGTGTCATATAAATTTACGAAAATTAGCACAGTTTGCCGGAGCTAAACTAATTATTGACGAAGCAATCGGTTTAGATTTAGCGAACAATAAAGTGTTGTGTGCCAATAGTTTGCCGGTGGCGTTCGATGTAGTATCGGTTGATATTGGCAGCACTCCCGCCACAATATCAGTACCCGGTGCGACTGAATTTGCAATTCCAGCAAAGCCGGTGCCGCAGTTGTTAGCGATTTGGCACCGGCTGCTTGAAGAAATTGCAGAAATTCCTAAAAAACCCCTCAGTCTTGCCATTGTTGGTGGGGGTGCCGGTGGTGTGGAACTGGCATTGACTATGGATGCACGCTTACGGCAAATTCTTGAGCAGACTGAATTGCCGGCAGATATTCTACAAATTCATATCTTCCATCGCGACGGTGAAATTATGCCCAGCTATAACGGATGGGTACGCCGGCGCTTACAGAAAATTCTGAGAAAACGCGCTATTCAACTACATCTAGGGGAAACCGTCTGTGCGGTAGAAAAGCAGAATTCATCTTTAATAGTTCATTCTGAGTCGGGTTTGAGTGTGGAGTGCGATCGCATTTTTTGGGTAACTCAGGCATCCGCACCGGCTTGGCTTCAAGATGCCGGTTTAGCGACGGATGAGCGCGGTTTTATCCAAGTGAGCGAATTTCTGCAATCTATCTCTCACCCCCAGGTTTTCGCTGCCGGTGATGTTGCCACCATAATACAGAATCCTTGCCCCAAGGCTGGGGTGTTTGCAGTGCGGCAAGGCAAACCTTTATATGAAAACCTGCGGCGAAGTTTGCTAGCAGAGTCCTTAAAGCCATATCAGCCGCAGAAGCAATATCTCTCTTTAATTGGCACCGGCACTGGTTCGGCAATTGCATCCCGTGGCGCTTGGGGTTTTGGCCCTTCGCCATTGCTGTGGTGGTGGAAGGATTGGATTGATCGCCGGTTTATGGCCCAGTTTAACGCGCTGCCGGTGAAGTCGAAGTAA
- the yidD gene encoding membrane protein insertion efficiency factor YidD codes for MVITTKVDSVTRSSAAALSRGYQKHISPKKGFSCAYRVLHGKESCSEFIKRTILEQGLIEAIAISRHWLQACKAANQVLKSKIGTPDPNKEAQRRRHDRNGGNLANSRCSEFLEDGCEAISCGFEAWEGCAGCHSDLACGILNYSGADCGSCGG; via the coding sequence ATGGTTATCACAACAAAGGTTGACTCAGTCACTCGTAGCTCAGCAGCAGCTTTGAGCCGTGGCTATCAAAAACATATTTCCCCCAAAAAAGGGTTTTCCTGTGCGTATCGGGTACTACATGGAAAAGAGTCTTGCTCGGAATTTATCAAACGTACTATCTTAGAGCAGGGTTTAATTGAGGCGATTGCTATCTCTCGACATTGGCTGCAAGCTTGCAAAGCTGCCAATCAAGTTCTGAAATCTAAGATTGGAACGCCCGATCCAAACAAGGAAGCACAACGTCGGCGTCATGATAGGAATGGCGGCAATCTGGCAAACAGTCGTTGTTCTGAGTTTCTTGAAGATGGCTGTGAGGCGATTAGCTGCGGCTTTGAAGCTTGGGAGGGATGCGCCGGCTGCCATTCTGACCTTGCCTGTGGAATACTTAATTATAGCGGTGCAGATTGTGGAAGTTGTGGTGGATAA
- the rplL gene encoding 50S ribosomal protein L7/L12: MSNKNVEILEQLKTLTMLETAELVKRIEETFNVDASSPKLIIPVLPDQLNLTTDETLEKTEFTVVLQEVPADRKIAILKAVREILSLDLKGAKNFVDSAPQVVKFGINLQDAEGMKQKLEDAGAKVSMY, encoded by the coding sequence ATGTCTAATAAAAATGTTGAAATTTTAGAACAATTAAAAACCCTAACCATGCTGGAGACGGCTGAACTGGTTAAGCGTATTGAAGAAACCTTTAACGTAGATGCTTCTTCGCCTAAGCTAATCATTCCAGTTTTACCAGATCAGCTTAATTTGACGACAGACGAAACTCTAGAAAAAACTGAGTTTACTGTGGTTTTGCAAGAAGTGCCGGCAGATAGAAAGATTGCGATTCTCAAGGCAGTTCGGGAAATACTCAGCTTGGATTTGAAGGGCGCAAAAAATTTTGTAGACTCGGCTCCGCAAGTCGTCAAGTTTGGGATTAATCTTCAGGATGCTGAAGGAATGAAGCAAAAGCTAGAAGATGCCGGCGCGAAAGTTTCCATGTACTAA
- a CDS encoding DUF6464 family protein, protein MLEILLIFILGLTPPLLSLWSRRLAEARATSRLRAAREAAAARGLRSLALSPDTRPPERVGQFLGDPSCRFNAKSAYIRCAVNPIGPCQDCPQYQPREDINFGL, encoded by the coding sequence GTGTTAGAGATTTTATTAATTTTTATCTTGGGTTTAACACCGCCCTTGCTATCTTTATGGAGCCGGCGGCTGGCAGAAGCGCGGGCAACCTCGCGGCTGAGGGCGGCGAGGGAAGCAGCAGCAGCACGGGGGCTGCGAAGCCTCGCACTTTCTCCAGATACGCGTCCTCCTGAAAGGGTGGGCCAATTCCTTGGCGATCCTTCGTGCCGGTTTAATGCCAAATCGGCTTATATTCGCTGTGCGGTTAATCCCATAGGGCCATGCCAGGATTGTCCTCAGTATCAACCACGGGAGGATATCAATTTTGGACTTTGA
- a CDS encoding GNAT family N-acetyltransferase, translated as MDCSHIQFCDRKSKIDLKQLQELFKLAAFWAQERQIEDLAIAIANSEPAISVWDGDRMIGFARATSDGIYRGTIWDVVIHPDYQGAGLGRKLVQTVLSHPRLSRVERVYLMTTHQQKFYERIGFEENQSTTMVLHNPLLVSQIPAQELPVEVSIEF; from the coding sequence ATGGATTGCAGTCATATTCAATTTTGCGACCGTAAGTCAAAAATCGATCTCAAGCAACTTCAAGAGCTGTTTAAGTTAGCGGCTTTTTGGGCACAGGAGCGGCAAATCGAAGATTTAGCGATTGCAATTGCCAATAGCGAACCCGCCATTAGTGTTTGGGATGGGGATCGCATGATTGGATTTGCTCGCGCTACATCCGACGGAATCTATCGAGGGACGATCTGGGACGTGGTGATTCATCCAGACTATCAAGGTGCCGGCTTGGGACGCAAGTTAGTGCAAACTGTTTTAAGCCATCCCCGACTGAGTCGCGTTGAGCGGGTTTACCTGATGACAACCCACCAGCAAAAGTTTTACGAACGCATTGGTTTCGAGGAAAACCAAAGTACAACAATGGTACTGCACAATCCTCTGCTCGTTAGTCAGATTCCGGCTCAGGAATTACCAGTGGAAGTGAGCATTGAATTCTGA
- the hemB gene encoding porphobilinogen synthase, whose amino-acid sequence MFPIHRPRRLRSHPQVRRMVRENVVTTSDLIYPLFAVPGEGIAKEVKSMPGVYQLSVDKIVQEAKEVYDLGIPAIILFGIPEDKDIDATGAWHDCGIVQKATTAVKEAVPDLVVVVDTCLCEYTSHGHCGFLEVGDLTGRVLNDPTLELLKKTAVAQAKAGADIIAPSGMMDGFVQAIREGLDAAGYQDTPIMSYAAKYASAYYGPFRDAADSAPQFGDRRTYQMDPGNGREALKEIALDIAEGADMLMVKPALAYMDIIWRVKEATNLPVAAYNVSGEYSMVKAAALNGWIDEERVVMETLTGFKRAGADLILTYHAKDAARWIR is encoded by the coding sequence ATGTTTCCAATCCATCGCCCTCGCCGCCTTCGCAGCCATCCTCAGGTGCGTCGGATGGTACGTGAAAATGTAGTGACCACAAGCGATCTGATTTACCCTCTATTTGCCGTGCCAGGAGAGGGGATTGCTAAAGAGGTCAAATCCATGCCGGGAGTTTACCAACTCTCGGTAGACAAAATCGTACAAGAAGCCAAGGAAGTCTACGACCTCGGCATCCCCGCTATTATTTTATTTGGCATTCCCGAAGATAAGGATATTGACGCCACCGGCGCTTGGCACGATTGCGGAATTGTGCAAAAAGCCACGACAGCCGTTAAAGAAGCGGTGCCGGATCTGGTTGTGGTTGTGGATACTTGCTTGTGTGAATATACCAGTCACGGGCACTGTGGCTTTCTGGAAGTCGGCGACTTGACGGGTCGAGTTTTGAACGATCCCACCCTGGAGTTGTTGAAAAAGACAGCCGTGGCGCAAGCAAAAGCCGGTGCTGATATTATTGCGCCTTCTGGGATGATGGATGGGTTTGTGCAAGCCATTCGGGAAGGATTGGATGCTGCCGGCTACCAGGACACGCCGATTATGTCCTACGCGGCTAAGTATGCCTCGGCTTATTATGGGCCGTTCCGCGATGCTGCTGACTCGGCACCGCAGTTTGGCGATCGCCGGACTTACCAAATGGACCCTGGCAATGGACGGGAAGCGCTGAAGGAAATTGCCCTAGATATCGCAGAAGGGGCGGATATGCTGATGGTGAAACCGGCATTGGCTTATATGGATATCATCTGGCGCGTTAAGGAAGCAACAAACCTGCCGGTGGCTGCTTACAACGTTTCTGGCGAATATTCGATGGTTAAGGCGGCTGCCCTTAATGGTTGGATTGATGAAGAGCGAGTGGTGATGGAAACCTTAACCGGCTTCAAACGTGCCGGTGCTGACTTAATTCTCACCTACCACGCCAAAGACGCCGCCCGCTGGATACGTTAG
- a CDS encoding vWA domain-containing protein produces the protein MNKDERDLRLEMLNSLLTTPHRQLEKVAEIHKLIVELDPLFYGHLAVWYQRNGDVRDHKEVFIGNLLTSPVIEHRDAGFVMLQEFPPYQVSRIVDFMKQHQNKLPRSARTAVTRYLKTREKNPQFFDRAAARGRKAMKHLYAGLHIKPGARADAVLFKEKPPEDSLAFMLKQLAKAESPAEQAAIIVEHNIPYTVAVGAVKQLTPAVLVALINSMSPQEIINNLKSLQTRGAMDHPDVKALIDEKLDKAAKSDRVSAFKARVAADVAELDEATAAKLERVTNEQVKKRGAIAKATALLIDKSGSMENAIEVGKRLASLISGISQADLFVYAFDTMPYPVKAEGQDLTDWEKAFKLIRAGGGTSCGCAVEAMRIKKQAVEQIILVTDEGENAAPYFVDAYTTYCRDLAVMPNVVLIKVGYASNYVENQLKAKQVPVETFTFAGDYYSLPNLVPLLSRPSRLELLMEIMETSLPVRDDK, from the coding sequence ATGAATAAGGATGAGCGCGATCTGCGTTTAGAAATGCTGAATAGTTTGCTAACTACACCTCACCGGCAGCTAGAAAAGGTTGCAGAAATTCACAAATTAATTGTTGAACTTGACCCGCTTTTTTACGGTCATTTAGCAGTTTGGTATCAGCGAAACGGTGATGTGCGTGATCACAAGGAAGTCTTTATTGGCAACTTGCTCACTTCTCCAGTGATTGAACACCGGGATGCCGGCTTTGTGATGCTGCAAGAGTTCCCACCTTACCAGGTGTCTCGGATTGTGGACTTTATGAAGCAGCACCAAAACAAGCTGCCGCGTTCCGCACGCACAGCTGTAACACGCTATTTGAAGACGCGGGAAAAGAACCCGCAGTTCTTCGATCGCGCTGCTGCACGGGGACGCAAGGCAATGAAGCACCTGTATGCCGGCTTGCACATCAAACCTGGTGCGCGTGCGGATGCGGTGCTGTTTAAGGAAAAGCCACCGGAAGACAGCCTTGCTTTTATGCTAAAGCAGCTTGCCAAGGCAGAGTCGCCGGCAGAACAGGCGGCGATTATTGTCGAGCACAATATCCCTTACACCGTGGCAGTGGGCGCTGTAAAGCAGTTGACACCGGCTGTACTGGTGGCGCTGATTAATTCGATGTCGCCGCAGGAAATCATCAACAACCTCAAGTCTCTACAGACTCGTGGTGCGATGGATCACCCGGATGTGAAGGCGCTGATCGATGAGAAGCTTGACAAGGCAGCAAAGAGCGATCGCGTGTCTGCATTCAAGGCGCGGGTTGCGGCTGATGTTGCCGAGTTGGATGAAGCGACGGCTGCAAAGCTAGAACGAGTCACCAATGAGCAGGTGAAGAAGCGGGGGGCGATCGCAAAGGCAACGGCGCTGTTAATTGACAAGTCGGGTTCGATGGAAAATGCGATTGAAGTGGGTAAGCGTCTCGCTTCGCTGATTTCCGGCATTTCCCAAGCGGATTTGTTTGTCTACGCCTTTGACACGATGCCTTACCCAGTGAAGGCTGAAGGTCAGGATCTGACGGATTGGGAGAAGGCGTTTAAGCTGATTCGTGCCGGCGGCGGTACGAGTTGCGGTTGCGCGGTGGAGGCGATGCGGATCAAGAAGCAGGCGGTTGAGCAAATTATTCTGGTGACAGATGAAGGTGAAAACGCTGCGCCTTACTTCGTGGATGCTTACACAACTTATTGCCGTGACTTGGCAGTGATGCCAAATGTTGTTCTCATTAAGGTGGGATACGCGAGTAATTATGTGGAGAATCAGTTGAAGGCAAAGCAGGTGCCGGTGGAAACCTTTACCTTTGCCGGCGACTATTACTCGTTGCCAAATTTGGTGCCGTTGCTGTCTCGTCCATCACGTTTAGAATTGCTGATGGAAATTATGGAGACATCGCTGCCGGTGCGGGATGATAAATAA
- a CDS encoding RNA 2'-phosphotransferase — protein sequence MINESRAIKISKFLSYHLRHRPDKIGLELAPGGWVSVDELLAASKKHSFDIERDELDEVVASNDKKRFSFNSTGTQIRANQGHSLEVDLQLEEAVPPKVLYHGTGQGAVESILQMGLSKMSRHHVHLSVNMATAIKVGKRHGRPVVFAVNAAAMHQAGYKFYCSNNGVWLVDHVPSKYLKIT from the coding sequence ATGATAAACGAATCTCGCGCCATTAAAATTAGCAAATTTTTGAGTTACCACCTACGACATCGGCCTGATAAAATTGGTCTTGAACTTGCGCCGGGTGGCTGGGTATCGGTGGATGAACTGTTAGCTGCATCTAAAAAACATTCGTTTGATATTGAGCGTGATGAACTGGATGAAGTCGTTGCTTCTAATGATAAAAAACGATTTTCATTCAACTCCACCGGCACCCAGATTCGCGCCAACCAAGGGCACAGCCTAGAGGTTGATTTACAGCTAGAGGAAGCTGTTCCGCCAAAGGTGTTATATCACGGAACAGGACAGGGTGCAGTTGAGTCAATTCTGCAAATGGGTTTGAGCAAAATGTCGCGGCACCACGTTCATTTATCGGTCAATATGGCAACTGCCATAAAAGTTGGCAAACGTCACGGACGGCCCGTTGTATTTGCGGTGAATGCTGCCGCCATGCATCAGGCCGGTTATAAGTTTTACTGTTCTAATAATGGAGTTTGGCTGGTGGATCATGTTCCTTCCAAATACTTGAAAATAACGTGA
- the rpmA gene encoding 50S ribosomal protein L27 encodes MAHKKGTGSTRNGRDSNAQRLGVKRFGGQTVRAGNILVRQRGTKFHPGNNVGIGCDDTLFALIDGVVTFERKGKTRKKVSVYANPVAETEPVAAQV; translated from the coding sequence ATGGCTCATAAGAAAGGAACCGGCAGTACACGCAACGGACGCGACTCTAATGCCCAGCGCCTAGGCGTCAAGCGCTTCGGTGGCCAAACCGTCCGAGCCGGCAATATTTTGGTACGCCAGCGCGGCACCAAGTTTCACCCAGGCAACAACGTCGGCATTGGTTGTGACGATACCTTGTTTGCCCTGATTGATGGCGTTGTCACCTTTGAACGCAAAGGAAAAACCCGCAAGAAAGTAAGTGTTTACGCCAACCCAGTTGCTGAGACTGAACCCGTTGCGGCTCAAGTCTAA
- a CDS encoding HAMP domain-containing sensor histidine kinase: MRKSNEPVSLEAAAPNQDVPALLEKLKQTTLAYEMASEMSRFKGGFLARTSHELRSPLNGMIGAYQLILADLCDDINEEREFLAQAHESALKLLELLDSILVVAKTEHGSDRMQIQPLQLAAILNSVKDLTHLPAENRNLRLPVTLPDPDIYVLADARRLTQVLVYLVDSAITQMQHGSIAISADSSPASGVAYIWIDTPVPAVWDKAVCLGWNEPLDSVPLVPVTDGEFSANFDLSTGMKLLMNQNLLEMMNGRLEVVAPPTSSSEASNQIRIQCSLPLVIPEPESD, translated from the coding sequence ATGCGAAAATCTAACGAGCCGGTTAGCCTAGAGGCTGCAGCGCCCAATCAAGACGTGCCGGCGCTCTTGGAAAAGTTAAAACAAACAACATTAGCGTATGAGATGGCATCAGAGATGAGCCGGTTTAAAGGGGGTTTTTTAGCAAGAACTTCTCATGAACTGCGCTCGCCACTTAATGGCATGATCGGTGCCTATCAATTAATTTTGGCTGATCTGTGTGACGACATAAATGAAGAACGAGAATTTTTAGCACAAGCTCATGAATCAGCCTTAAAACTGTTAGAACTTTTAGATAGCATCCTCGTTGTTGCTAAAACTGAGCATGGCTCAGATAGGATGCAAATTCAGCCACTACAGTTAGCTGCGATTTTAAATTCAGTTAAAGATTTGACTCATTTGCCGGCAGAGAATCGCAATTTGCGTCTGCCAGTCACACTGCCTGATCCAGATATTTACGTTTTAGCAGATGCTCGCCGCCTCACCCAAGTGTTAGTTTATCTGGTAGACAGCGCCATTACCCAGATGCAACACGGCAGCATTGCTATTTCTGCCGATTCGTCACCGGCATCAGGAGTCGCCTACATTTGGATTGATACCCCCGTGCCGGCAGTTTGGGATAAAGCTGTTTGCTTGGGTTGGAACGAACCTTTAGACTCAGTACCATTAGTGCCGGTGACAGACGGTGAATTTAGCGCCAACTTTGATCTATCAACCGGCATGAAACTGCTGATGAATCAGAATCTCCTAGAAATGATGAATGGGCGCTTAGAAGTTGTAGCGCCACCAACATCTTCCTCAGAAGCCTCCAACCAGATCAGAATTCAATGCTCACTTCCACTGGTAATTCCTGAGCCGGAATCTGACTAA
- a CDS encoding ATP-binding protein, with translation MASGNFGNEDASGYNHPQSRGLLGAGWRPLNRDIDWGFLWHIVSTDTWELSRKALDIASDIADALGRNEFTWWANILNVFSEHTRYELDEFWNYITPEPPAPDYRFKDVLNIETPVAQLVSRTSIPIDYVLNKLQEITILKILELLGKPDIITQYYLERYFYYPVERFVNWERLETIGTVFAYWSQYGVWLQIDRFDRGRKQYTLIAQNLAPLINKATYNLAVILSGYKSRVGQVHSQFPIRTFPADIQSFTDAVQQAILDQNQLAVLVYGDPGTGKTAWTQAVAKEILVPLGYVIFILDHDAVENFVPPSYLERICIIINEADNLAQNRASLAAQGNTKTEHILSLLDGTLYQSVIEESGIQSQQKLVILMTCNTTERLDPAVLRKGRVDLMYEFHHRFVE, from the coding sequence ATGGCATCAGGAAACTTTGGAAATGAGGACGCATCCGGATATAACCACCCTCAAAGCAGAGGCTTATTAGGAGCCGGCTGGCGACCGCTAAATCGAGATATTGACTGGGGATTTTTGTGGCATATTGTGTCTACAGACACATGGGAACTTAGCCGAAAAGCCTTGGATATTGCCAGTGATATTGCGGATGCTTTGGGACGCAATGAGTTTACTTGGTGGGCCAATATTTTAAACGTTTTTTCTGAGCATACGCGCTACGAACTTGATGAGTTTTGGAATTATATTACTCCAGAACCACCAGCGCCAGATTATCGATTTAAAGACGTTTTAAATATTGAAACGCCGGTCGCTCAACTTGTCAGCCGCACCAGTATTCCCATTGATTATGTGCTGAATAAGCTACAGGAAATTACCATTCTCAAAATCTTGGAGTTATTGGGAAAACCGGATATTATTACTCAATATTATTTGGAGCGGTATTTTTACTATCCTGTTGAACGCTTTGTTAATTGGGAACGTCTGGAAACAATTGGCACCGTTTTTGCTTATTGGTCTCAATACGGGGTTTGGCTGCAAATTGACAGATTCGATAGAGGCCGCAAACAGTACACACTGATCGCTCAAAATTTAGCCCCGCTAATTAACAAAGCAACTTATAATTTAGCGGTCATTCTCAGTGGTTACAAAAGCCGTGTGGGACAAGTTCACAGCCAATTTCCTATTCGGACTTTTCCGGCAGACATTCAAAGCTTTACCGACGCTGTGCAGCAGGCAATTCTTGACCAAAATCAGCTAGCTGTACTGGTTTATGGAGATCCTGGCACAGGTAAAACTGCCTGGACACAAGCGGTGGCAAAAGAAATCCTTGTACCTCTAGGATATGTCATTTTTATTCTAGACCACGACGCCGTGGAAAACTTTGTTCCCCCCAGTTACTTAGAGCGGATTTGTATCATTATTAACGAAGCTGATAATTTAGCTCAAAATCGAGCCAGCTTAGCCGCTCAAGGTAATACTAAAACTGAACATATCCTCAGTTTGCTGGATGGAACTTTGTATCAAAGCGTGATTGAAGAATCGGGAATTCAATCACAGCAAAAACTGGTAATCTTGATGACTTGCAATACCACAGAAAGGCTCGATCCTGCCGTTTTACGCAAAGGAAGAGTTGATTTGATGTATGAATTTCATCACCGATTTGTAGAATAG